From Aegilops tauschii subsp. strangulata cultivar AL8/78 chromosome 5, Aet v6.0, whole genome shotgun sequence:
TATTTAAAAATTTCTTGTTTTCttacaaaattttcaaaatcaatgCTTTACGAAAGTGAAACACCGCCGAACAAAGCGAAAGAACTAGCGAGCAGTTCCCTCCCCGTCGCTGCTGTGATGGCTAGGTACATCATCTTGATGCACTGGCTGGGAGATGAATGAAAGTATGCATTTGCAAAAGAAATGAAAGTACATGCCTCATTTGGTGTAAATCTTATTGCCCCTAACCTACCCGAGGACAAAGCTTATAACAAAGGGTTCCCAAGTATTGATCTACTGAAGCACTACCTACGAACTGAAGTCTCTTATAAAGAGAAAGGTTTCCAAAAGCAAAACAACAACAACTTAATCTTTGAATAACCCAACACCATATTATTGCATTATTTCTTGTCCCTGTAATATACTAGTGATGCAAGTTTCATAGATATAGGCATAGAAGGCACCAGGAGCTACCAGTACAAGATGCAGTACGTCCTTCCCCATAACAACTGCCATGCATCTCCCTCCTATTGTGATGCCCCAGCGTGACCATGGTGTGTTGTGAGGACTCTTAGAGCGGTTCCTCTTGCTCGTGATTCGTTAGACAATGTGGCACCATTGTTCACTGGACACTCGTATGACCACGCTCTTGTGAGTCCACATATTCTGGCATACATCTAAGTCCAATAAGTCAAACTGCAAAGTCCAAAGACCAAACAACTCGAGTCTTAtctttttcaaaattttgaaaattttcGTATTTGCGGACTTTTTTTGATTCATGATTTTATTTTGAAATTTCTTGTTTTCTTACAAAAATTTGAGAATCAATGTTTTACAAAAGTGAATGGTTGCCAATTCAAGGGTCGTTGTtgtgttgttgggccaggcccaggcCCAGGTGCTCACTcccatcctcttcttcttcctcctcagtcCTCACTCCCGTCCCGATCCCCTTTTCCCGTCTCCCAAACCCTACCACAAATCGAGCCATGGCGGCATAGATCGATCGAGTGAGAACACTCCGTCAATGTCGATCGGCATGGAACCACCGGCTGGCCACCTCGCCGCAGAATCCTCCCCTCCTGTGACTGTGATGAGCCGGCGGCGCTCTGTGGAtgggctcctcctcctccccaggCCATACCGAGTCTGCTCCTGTCCGGTTAGTGCTCCTTCTCCCCCCCTTCCCGGAACCGGAGCACATCTCGGAGAAGCAAAGAGGTTCCATCTTTCCTCCGCAAACAACAGCAAAAAGTCGGAATCTTTTCCGGAGTTGATCCATATTCTGATTCCACAAGCCCCAGGCAATCAACCTCTGTTGATTTCCTTTGCCTACTCGGATCTGCCTCACCTATTCGAATCAGGGGTGAAGCAGCCTCGATTGGTCACCTATAAATATAAATATAGCCACAAGTCTCTTCCTGCTCCACCCAAGTTGCTATTTTGCAAGCATTGCAGCAGAAGCAGTTCGTCTTCCATGACATACTATAATCCCATGGAAGACCCTAGTAGTGTAGACACGATATTCAACTTCTGGGGGCTCCCTATACACACCACGAATTTGGATTTGCGCTCCCTGGTCTTCCGAGTTTTACCTCAGCTGCTGGGTCTCTCTCCTCCCAGCTCAATGAATATTCTCAAGACACCACCACTACTGATAGAGGCTACACTCCCGGAGCTACCAGAGGACATCTTGATGCGCATCTTTGCCACCCTTGAGATCCCTGACCTCATACGTGCCGGCGCTGTCTGCACCTTTTGGCGCTCTGCCTACACCTCCCTGCGCACACTCGGCAAGCACAAGCAGCCCCAGACTCCCTGTCTGTTCTACACCGCTGAATCTTCTAGCGAGAATGTTGCGTGTCTCTACAGCCTCGTGGAGAAGAGGGTTTACAGGCTAACTCTCCCGGAGCCGCCTCTCCACACTAGGTTTTTGATCGGGTCCTCTCTTGGCTTGCTGGTCACCGTCGATGAGAGATCTGAAATGCACCTCGTCAATCCGATCACTGGTCAACAGATTGCTCTCCCTTCAGTGACCACGATGCAGCACGTGAAGCCCATTTGTGATGACTCGGGTGCTGTCCACAAGTATGCATACTCAAAGCACACGGCAAAGAAAGTTATCTACCCTCCAAAGGTAATTGCTCCAGCTGCCCTGCGGGAAGTCTTCCATCAGAAGGCTCTTTTGTTTTATGATACACCCACAGGGAGCTACATAGTGGTGCTCATCCACATGCCGTTTGGTCAGCTATCCTTTGCAAGGGTAGGGGACGACAAGTGGACCTGGCTGCCACCTCACACTGATTATTTTGACTGCACCTACAAGGATGGGCTACTGTATGCAGCGACTCTATTGGGAGAAGTTCACACCTTTGATCTTAGTGGGCCTGCTGTTACAATGAACACTATTATGGGTGTGGATGATGACGATTTAGAAATTCAGGGAGCATACATTCTTGAAGCTCCATGGGGTAGTTTGCTGCTTGTTTGGAGATTGAAAGTGTATAGTGGTAATCAGAATGATATTTCAGCACTTACACTGCACACCAAAGGAATTAAAATACATGAGGTTGATGTTGCTGCCAAGAAGCTTGTGGAAATTGATTGCCTGCACGGCCATGTGCTGTTTCTTGGTCATAACCAGTCACTCTGTCTCAGCACTAAAGAATGCCCTGCTCTCAAGGAAAATCGTGTCTACTTTACTGACGATAATGAGTACATAGCTGTACATAAGGATAATCGTCGTGATATAGGACTACTTCGCTTGGATAATAATAGCTGGGAAAGCCTTGTGTTTCCTCAGCTTTGGTCCAACTGGCCTGCTCCTGTGTGGATTACACCCAATATTACAATGATGAAACTGTCGTTGAATAATTAGGGCGGGTTCAAGAAGGCTTAATAAGTCGCTCGCCTAGGCGCATGTAGGCGAGCTGGAGTGCGACGGCATTGCGTAGGCCCTAAGCCGCGAAGGACTATGTCCAGGAGGAGAAGGTTGCTTTCCAACGACACGAAGACAAAGGGTTGGTGATTCAGGAAGCCGTGTGATGGGATCATGTTGTCAAGTTATCAGTTATCAAGTGTTTAAGTTTCATGAACGTGTCTTCTGTCTATTATGTGTGGTACTCTGTAACTTGTGCTGATGTGTGTGTGACTGTGTCTCATTTATGACTTTTGagagtgtaacatcccaaattttcaatttggtatgttatacatagatcatcattgcatatcatattttattgcattttgacaaatcctcgataaatcctaagcaactcaaggaccctcggagagagttgggattttctcgaattttgatatttgattttcatcaaatcataagacgaagattttggttttaattattttctctccggaaaaatatttcattttaaaaataaacgagaggagaaaatatgacttctccaaaacaattgaaatactggaggaaaaatgttaaaataatttattagaatttatttgcaatttttattgcattaaaaatattgcatgttttcaaaatatttattttgtgttaaaaaatgttcaccctattctagattttctaactagacggggaaaattttattttatatttttctgacttttatttatttttctacgcatttttccgcggaacgtatttaaaaaaaacgcgcgcgcccgccgggccgaccccagccgcgccaggccgccggcccaccccgttgccctctccttcctccgcacgggacgccgccgccgccgtgtccatgGAGGATACGGGAGCCGCCCCGCTcgcccgcccccttccccaagccaccggagccccccctttatataccccccctctcttctctcccctcacctcgcccgccgccgccgccgccgcacttgccgccgccgccgcccgcacgggagccgccgccgccgccgtttgccgccgcccctcgccctcccCCGAGCCCCCGCACCCGGAGCCccaccggagccccgccggagccccgccggagccgccccgacgaggtactgcctgccccgttcgttgccggttttcttttaaaaaaaactcttcgttttaaaaaaaaaccctagatcggttttttttcggttttattattttgcgagcgttcaccgaaccgttcgttttaacgaacgcgttcgtcggtttttctctgttaacgaacgtctgttctttaaccgttcctccgtttttctttttcgtcggtttttccgctatttttctcagattcgatttctgatcgaatcttcgtttctgtttaacttctcgctcgtttatcggaatcaggcgattcaagcgcctagagtttcgtctcgaaattctctttccgtttaacctactcaaacaagattttgctacagtaaaatttgacctagatccagattagtaaacgaagcttctttctttcgtagtttgactttcgttgcttctttcgagttgattctttttgcaaaccggagttcttaagttgaactttctggttggatctttcattcgagttttacctgtgcattagatgagtactgattgtatgcttgtttgtttgcgatagagtacccggagtgtgccgcttgttacttcgaatcgctaggttttgcggatcatcagcaaggcaagtaacactttgatcatacttttccatacccagtttttgttgcattagatctattcctcaaacacttgcatgattaggatctaattaaattgtgggtattgggaagtagatgtggtagtacctattacctgttttactttcaaacccttgggagttacttctacgtttgctattatattgccatgctatgctcgtagacgtggattgggtttgagagatttccatgacagatgtgagattgttaattaatggtttacttaaggtggcaactaaaactcacatctgggtggattgaggtacctgggtattccgggattgcctgtttttcttttggaccgccacccaggttcaaagggatcatgagattattcatgctagaaacttccgtgtgcagccgcaagctattatgggctctagcatagttgactaagttgtgtgaactcttacagtggtagactagcagatgtaggggaaagtaggtgtaactgtctacccatacgtaaggtgcaaacacttctgaaagactgtgtctcggtcatccgttactcaaacaccatgtagtgcgagtaatccaacggaggagatcgagtcttgtggggaaaagtgcacaaacctctgcagagtgtacaaactaatcatggttagccgtgtccctggttatggacaacctgagtatctagtacttggattatcatgtgaatctcatcactatgttacttctaattaattttgttgggttattgatgacatttaattgggattgagatgctgtcaaccatctcaatgtttcacaaccaccatgatagttaaataaaatttattcctttgaagtaggataaaactggcttttcgcaaaactgtaaccatagagctttccaccagccatatatgcatgtagtatagcattattgtttattattctctatgtgttacattgccagcatattctatgtgctgacccgttttcgggctgcaacgtttcatgttgcagacttttcagacgacgagtaaggtgccttaggtcgtggtcttatactcagtgatgccgctggagttgatggactcacttatcttccaagtcttccgctgttatcgttattagatggccttaagccatgtttatcatacttattctctttagagatattcgatgtaataagtgtgtgattgctactctgttataaatccttcatttgtactgtgcgtgtcagcattactgatccagggatgacactggtgcacagcagcacagaccatttgaggtctggtcgctacaaagttggtatcagagcacacgctgactataggacacgaccactaagcttaagccctagaaagtttctctcttctcatttctgacccctctccactttctactcttttaggaatggcgaatgcaaagagcaagttcatgcaaccagatgaagacacgccgtttggacgacacttgaaggaagtcaccaagtacttgaacataggaataccaagcatcaccagaacctacaacgccacattacccgaagaggagagctggaagattcaagttctcattccaggaaggacgtttgtgccagttactgaacccataagattggtttttgaagcaccaacctggagtttagggaagagcatggccgcacacatcgccatgggacgcattggagaagtctatcaccaggagcttaaggatacaatttaccaaatttgtggacgccgagacgcgcaatgggagatgatcagaaccaagaaggatggatcaattgcagctttcatccaagagcaaaaccaacatattcgtcgccaggagaaccagatgtgcacggacaaggaagaactgaagaaggcattaaccaagatcaaggagctccaagaagaactcaaagctacacgcgaggattatttggaggagatcaacgcactagtagggaagaatgacgaccttgAGAAGAAggttggagtattcatgggaaatccagtgccaaaagcagaagtcgacgaatgcacttgtccggataactacatcatcatcgacgacaccgactcggaaccaagtgaagatgactgggttgatgaagctggagcagacatcatggagtcttcaacggattagaattattttattagaccaccatatcagtagtagtttcccccattaaatagtatagttcaagcactttgtaacgctagttagatcgattgttttgccttgtttggattgattgagtgatattgattgtatttgtctcatgagcatatgggtagtgttttctctctagacctcatt
This genomic window contains:
- the LOC109738243 gene encoding putative F-box protein At4g22660 gives rise to the protein MSIGMEPPAGHLAAESSPPVTVMSRRRSVDGLLLLPRPYRVCSCPVSAPSPPLPGTGAHLGEAKRFHLSSANNSKKSESFPELIHILIPQAPGNQPLLISFAYSDLPHLFESGVKQPRLVTYKYKYSHKSLPAPPKLLFCKHCSRSSSSSMTYYNPMEDPSSVDTIFNFWGLPIHTTNLDLRSLVFRVLPQLLGLSPPSSMNILKTPPLLIEATLPELPEDILMRIFATLEIPDLIRAGAVCTFWRSAYTSLRTLGKHKQPQTPCLFYTAESSSENVACLYSLVEKRVYRLTLPEPPLHTRFLIGSSLGLLVTVDERSEMHLVNPITGQQIALPSVTTMQHVKPICDDSGAVHKYAYSKHTAKKVIYPPKVIAPAALREVFHQKALLFYDTPTGSYIVVLIHMPFGQLSFARVGDDKWTWLPPHTDYFDCTYKDGLLYAATLLGEVHTFDLSGPAVTMNTIMGVDDDDLEIQGAYILEAPWGSLLLVWRLKVYSGNQNDISALTLHTKGIKIHEVDVAAKKLVEIDCLHGHVLFLGHNQSLCLSTKECPALKENRVYFTDDNEYIAVHKDNRRDIGLLRLDNNSWESLVFPQLWSNWPAPVWITPNITMMKLSLNN